A single genomic interval of Flavihumibacter rivuli harbors:
- a CDS encoding HAD hydrolase-like protein, whose translation MNSIQLVVFDMAGTTVTDKHEVEYCFALAARETGLEMTDEEILAVQGWGKRHVFETFWERQLGQRNEEWVLRVAQSYQRFTEVLEAHYHQNQVLPTEGCTELFTWLKDQGIAIALTTGFYRKVTNIILGKLGWLEGLDSQHLGNANTIIQASIASDEVAKGRPAPDMILKAMNTLGINDPKTVINIGDTPSDIESGKRANCLYSCCVSNGTHTAQQLLPHNPDQAFDSLRGLMAFLKKEMVPAQ comes from the coding sequence ATGAATAGCATACAACTAGTGGTCTTTGATATGGCCGGCACAACAGTAACAGATAAGCATGAAGTGGAGTATTGTTTTGCCCTTGCCGCCAGGGAAACAGGGCTGGAAATGACCGATGAGGAAATATTGGCAGTCCAGGGTTGGGGAAAGCGCCATGTTTTCGAAACCTTCTGGGAAAGGCAATTGGGACAAAGGAATGAAGAATGGGTGCTAAGGGTAGCCCAGTCCTATCAACGATTTACCGAGGTACTGGAAGCCCATTACCACCAAAACCAGGTCCTGCCAACCGAAGGCTGCACCGAACTATTTACCTGGCTGAAGGATCAGGGTATCGCCATAGCCCTTACAACCGGTTTCTACCGTAAGGTGACGAATATTATCCTGGGCAAACTGGGCTGGCTGGAAGGACTGGATAGCCAGCACCTTGGTAATGCTAACACTATCATCCAGGCTTCCATCGCGAGTGATGAAGTGGCGAAAGGCAGACCCGCACCTGACATGATCCTGAAAGCCATGAACACATTGGGCATCAATGATCCGAAAACTGTCATCAATATCGGTGACACGCCATCTGATATTGAGTCAGGCAAACGCGCCAACTGCCTTTATTCCTGTTGCGTTAGCAATGGGACCCATACTGCTCAACAACTCCTGCCCCATAACCCAGACCAGGCATTTGATTCCTTAAGGGGATTAATGGCATTCCTTAAAAAAGAAATGGTGCCTGCTCAATAG
- a CDS encoding TIGR03364 family FAD-dependent oxidoreductase, producing MLNQHYDLMVIGAGVLGSFHAYHAARKGLNVLLLEKDHQPNEATVRNFGQVVPSGMPQGKWQEYGRRSMEIYREIQRSFDISIRENGTVYLASDNTELTLIEELTAINQQQHYHSTILSKEECLARFPGLRASYCMGGLFFPGEITIEPHLMIHQLIACLKEQYSITYKPLTLVQSIEQGSDHIKVRDNHGNTYKSKKAVICNGRDFRHLYPETFYSSDIEVSKLQMLSIAPMDGLDLPGSILSGLSIRRYESFTECPSYKKLDAANIPSSFRKWGIHLLFKQAIDGSIIIGDSHEYADARNSDELGFHCNQEITDIMLSEAQRMFAFPEWRVTRQWNGYYAQRKHHDVFLETVEPNVHIVTAIGGKGMTASAALAEEHIHQLFD from the coding sequence ATGTTGAATCAACATTATGACCTTATGGTTATTGGCGCCGGTGTATTAGGAAGTTTCCATGCCTACCATGCAGCCAGGAAAGGCTTGAATGTGCTCCTACTGGAGAAGGACCACCAACCCAACGAAGCAACCGTTCGCAATTTTGGCCAGGTTGTGCCATCGGGTATGCCGCAAGGCAAGTGGCAGGAATATGGACGCAGGAGCATGGAGATCTACCGGGAGATCCAAAGATCATTTGATATCAGTATACGCGAAAATGGAACAGTTTACCTGGCATCCGACAATACAGAGCTGACCCTGATTGAAGAACTCACCGCCATCAATCAACAGCAACATTACCACTCCACGATCCTCAGCAAGGAAGAATGCCTGGCAAGGTTCCCGGGACTAAGGGCATCTTATTGCATGGGCGGCCTCTTCTTCCCTGGAGAGATCACCATTGAGCCACACCTGATGATCCACCAACTCATTGCTTGCCTGAAGGAACAATACAGTATTACTTATAAGCCCCTTACCCTTGTGCAGTCGATTGAACAGGGCAGCGACCATATCAAGGTCAGGGATAACCATGGCAATACCTACAAAAGCAAAAAGGCGGTGATCTGCAATGGGCGCGACTTCAGGCATCTTTACCCGGAAACATTCTATTCCAGTGATATCGAAGTGTCCAAATTACAGATGCTCTCCATTGCCCCGATGGATGGACTTGACCTACCCGGTTCCATCCTCAGTGGCTTAAGCATCAGGCGCTATGAAAGCTTTACAGAATGCCCATCCTACAAAAAACTGGATGCTGCCAATATTCCATCATCCTTCAGGAAATGGGGCATCCACTTATTGTTCAAGCAGGCCATTGACGGCAGCATCATCATTGGTGATTCACACGAGTATGCAGATGCAAGGAATTCAGATGAACTGGGCTTCCATTGTAACCAGGAGATCACCGATATCATGCTTTCAGAAGCCCAAAGAATGTTTGCCTTCCCTGAATGGAGGGTGACCAGGCAATGGAACGGGTACTATGCACAAAGAAAACATCACGATGTTTTTCTGGAAACCGTTGAACCCAACGTCCATATCGTTACCGCCATAGGCGGAAAAGGTATGACTGCAAGTGCCGCATTAGCAGAGGAACATATTCACCAACTTTTTGATTAA
- a CDS encoding SusC/RagA family TonB-linked outer membrane protein, with the protein MSKPKRMRALTLAALLAVVCPSVTIAQQPVTGQVLSAKDQSPVPGVSIMLKGDKKGTSTGTDGKFSLTAKPGDVLIVSGVGVTTQEFTVGDEAKVTINVQQSANSLNEVVVTALGVKKEKKKIGYAVQEVKGEDLVKAREPNPINGLVGKVAGLTVGLNSELLSAPNVYLRGRSINLYVVDGVPINSDTWNISPDDIESYTVLKGATASALYGSRGVNGAIMITTKRGSRDKRGFSIEFNSSTMVENGFNAIPKVQDEYGPGDHGKYAFVDGKGGGTNDGDYDVWGPKFEGQLIPQYDSPIDPVTGERIPTPWVARGKDNLKRFLEPGLLSTNSIAVSSRTEKSDLRFAVSHSYQKGIVPNTQLNITNFNISGGYNFTDKLRLESYINYNRQYSDNFPDVTYGPNSIIYNIILWAGADWSMDDMRNYWQPGKEGVQSIYAEYQRYHNPYFMSYEWLRGHNKNDLNGNIKMTYKLNKNLDFLVRTQVTTYDLFRNEKMPYSAHPYGREEGKGDYREDRRAMFENNTDFLVTYQNSNLLKDISIKASVGGNARNFSYNSNFTTTDYLNVPGLYAFSNSRNPIKASSFRSNMLALSAYGYLDLGFSKYANLSLTGRVDKLSTLPQGNNTYFYPSASLSTVVSDYLDLPNAISMLKFRGSYANVKGGLTQAYIGATPQASYPLSYGAEYYSSYDGPTFENSASYSTPLVYDNKAGAYFTNTINNPNIKPFSSEVVEAGADIRFLNNRLGLDVTYFTTKDGPGIFKLPISQTTGFTEALVNGITTRKTGWELTLTGSPLRNPKGLNWDVLVNWSTFKEKYVSFYPGVEALNTFFKVGDRVDKLYGSAFVRTPDGQLINDAGGRPLRAPVAQYLGNRNSDWVWAINNSFRYKNFNLSFQFDGRVGGKVINYIQQQTYRGGRHINTVQGEMGEARYQDYLGNKSWVGDGVVVSNGVPIKYDVDGRVTNYKELQYAPNTTKTFLQDYISFYYATNEANLISRTFAKLREVVIGYTFPPSMLGKSFIRQASISFVGRNLLYFSQYKDLDLDQYAGTESSSSLQTPTTRRYGVNLNLTF; encoded by the coding sequence ATGAGCAAGCCCAAGCGCATGCGGGCCTTAACCCTCGCGGCCCTGCTGGCAGTGGTATGTCCATCTGTAACCATTGCACAGCAACCTGTAACCGGACAGGTACTTTCAGCAAAAGACCAATCGCCGGTCCCCGGAGTAAGCATCATGCTAAAAGGTGATAAGAAAGGAACTTCCACTGGTACTGATGGAAAGTTCTCCCTTACTGCCAAACCCGGTGATGTGTTGATAGTGAGTGGTGTTGGTGTGACCACCCAGGAGTTCACTGTTGGAGATGAAGCTAAGGTCACTATCAATGTCCAACAATCAGCCAATTCACTCAATGAGGTTGTGGTGACTGCATTAGGGGTAAAGAAAGAAAAGAAAAAGATTGGTTATGCGGTCCAGGAAGTAAAGGGCGAAGACCTGGTGAAAGCACGCGAACCGAATCCTATCAATGGTTTGGTAGGAAAGGTAGCCGGCCTTACAGTAGGACTGAATTCCGAATTATTGTCCGCGCCCAATGTGTACCTCCGCGGCCGTAGCATCAACCTGTATGTAGTGGATGGTGTGCCCATTAATTCCGATACCTGGAATATTTCACCTGATGATATTGAAAGCTACACCGTACTCAAAGGCGCCACCGCCTCTGCACTCTATGGTTCACGCGGCGTGAATGGTGCGATCATGATCACCACCAAACGTGGTTCAAGGGACAAGCGTGGTTTCTCCATCGAATTCAATAGTTCCACCATGGTGGAGAATGGTTTCAATGCCATTCCAAAGGTGCAGGATGAATATGGTCCTGGTGACCACGGTAAGTACGCTTTTGTAGATGGTAAAGGTGGCGGTACCAATGATGGCGACTATGATGTTTGGGGGCCGAAGTTTGAAGGCCAGTTGATCCCCCAGTATGATTCGCCCATTGATCCTGTGACCGGGGAGCGAATCCCAACCCCATGGGTGGCGCGCGGTAAGGATAACCTGAAGCGTTTCCTCGAGCCCGGATTGTTATCTACCAACAGTATTGCCGTTTCATCCAGAACAGAGAAATCTGACCTGCGCTTCGCAGTTTCGCACAGTTACCAGAAGGGGATTGTTCCCAATACCCAATTGAATATTACCAATTTCAATATTTCCGGTGGCTATAATTTCACTGACAAACTCAGGCTGGAGTCCTATATCAATTACAACAGGCAGTATTCTGATAATTTCCCTGATGTGACCTATGGTCCCAACAGTATCATCTATAACATCATCCTCTGGGCAGGAGCAGACTGGAGCATGGATGACATGCGCAATTACTGGCAGCCTGGAAAGGAAGGCGTACAATCCATCTATGCAGAATACCAGCGCTACCACAACCCCTATTTCATGTCTTATGAGTGGTTGCGCGGCCATAATAAGAACGACCTGAACGGTAATATCAAGATGACCTATAAGTTGAACAAGAACCTTGATTTCCTGGTGCGCACGCAGGTGACTACCTATGACCTGTTCCGCAACGAGAAGATGCCCTACAGCGCCCATCCCTACGGCAGGGAAGAAGGAAAGGGTGATTACAGGGAAGACAGGAGGGCCATGTTTGAGAACAATACCGATTTCCTGGTAACCTACCAGAATAGCAACCTTTTGAAGGATATCAGTATCAAGGCATCTGTTGGTGGTAATGCCCGCAACTTCAGTTACAATTCCAACTTCACCACTACCGATTACCTGAACGTTCCCGGACTTTATGCCTTCTCCAATAGCCGTAACCCCATCAAGGCAAGCAGTTTCAGGTCCAATATGCTGGCACTAAGCGCCTATGGTTACCTCGACCTGGGATTCAGTAAATATGCCAACCTCTCCCTCACGGGAAGGGTGGATAAACTCTCTACCCTGCCGCAAGGAAACAATACCTATTTCTATCCATCCGCCTCTTTGAGTACAGTGGTGAGTGATTACCTGGACCTGCCCAATGCGATATCCATGCTGAAGTTCAGGGGATCCTATGCCAATGTAAAGGGCGGATTGACACAGGCCTATATTGGCGCTACCCCCCAAGCCAGCTATCCGCTGAGCTACGGTGCAGAATATTATTCTTCCTATGATGGACCGACATTTGAAAACTCGGCTTCCTATTCCACCCCGCTGGTTTACGACAATAAGGCCGGTGCTTACTTTACCAATACCATCAACAACCCGAATATCAAACCATTCAGCTCAGAAGTGGTGGAAGCCGGTGCTGATATCCGCTTCCTGAATAATCGCTTAGGCCTCGACGTTACCTATTTTACCACCAAGGATGGTCCCGGCATCTTCAAGCTTCCCATTTCCCAGACCACCGGGTTTACCGAAGCCCTGGTGAACGGTATTACTACACGCAAGACAGGATGGGAACTTACCCTCACCGGTTCGCCACTGCGCAATCCCAAGGGGTTGAACTGGGACGTGTTGGTAAACTGGAGTACGTTCAAGGAAAAGTATGTGAGCTTCTATCCGGGTGTAGAAGCCTTGAATACCTTCTTTAAGGTGGGCGACAGGGTAGATAAACTGTATGGCAGTGCCTTCGTTCGTACCCCAGATGGACAGCTGATCAATGATGCAGGTGGACGTCCCTTGCGCGCACCGGTGGCCCAGTACCTGGGTAACAGGAACTCGGATTGGGTTTGGGCGATCAACAACAGTTTCCGTTACAAGAACTTCAACCTGAGTTTCCAGTTCGATGGCCGTGTGGGTGGCAAGGTGATCAATTATATCCAGCAACAGACCTATCGCGGTGGCCGCCACATCAATACCGTGCAGGGTGAAATGGGTGAAGCCCGTTACCAGGATTACCTGGGCAATAAATCGTGGGTAGGGGATGGCGTGGTAGTAAGTAATGGTGTGCCCATCAAATATGATGTGGATGGAAGGGTGACCAATTACAAGGAGCTGCAGTATGCGCCCAATACCACCAAGACCTTCCTGCAGGATTATATCAGCTTCTATTATGCCACCAATGAGGCCAACCTGATCAGCAGGACCTTTGCCAAGCTGAGGGAAGTGGTGATCGGTTATACCTTCCCGCCATCCATGCTGGGCAAGTCATTCATCCGCCAGGCGAGCATCTCTTTTGTTGGCCGTAACCTGCTGTACTTCTCCCAATACAAGGACCTTGACCTTGACCAGTACGCTGGTACAGAAAGCAGCTCCAGCCTTCAAACACCCACGACCAGGCGTTATGGCGTCAACCTGAACCTTACATTCTAA
- a CDS encoding HD domain-containing protein translates to MTSSQLIAQKIIRLFNAQGAAEYAGERVSQLEHMVQAASLAKAEGYDDEVVLAAFLHDIGHLLHPEGNAGMDGYGTMDHEKVGAEYLLSLGFGKRMCRLIASHVDAKRYLTYADPAYYDQLSEASKRTLEFQGGRMGPEEANVFESDPYFDLYICMRKWDEAAKVENLPMPDWLEYETMIENYLDKRNGAY, encoded by the coding sequence ATGACTTCCTCCCAACTAATCGCACAAAAGATCATCCGGTTATTTAACGCGCAAGGGGCTGCCGAATATGCCGGCGAAAGGGTTTCGCAGTTGGAGCATATGGTGCAGGCTGCGTCGTTGGCAAAGGCTGAAGGCTATGATGATGAAGTGGTGCTGGCGGCCTTCCTCCATGATATCGGCCACCTGCTTCATCCCGAAGGGAATGCAGGCATGGATGGATATGGGACGATGGACCATGAGAAGGTAGGTGCAGAATATCTCCTTTCACTGGGCTTCGGTAAACGCATGTGCCGGCTGATCGCTTCCCATGTTGATGCCAAGCGATACCTTACCTATGCTGACCCGGCCTATTATGATCAGCTGTCTGAAGCCAGTAAGAGAACCCTGGAATTCCAGGGTGGCAGGATGGGGCCGGAAGAGGCTAATGTTTTTGAAAGCGATCCGTACTTTGACCTATATATCTGTATGCGGAAATGGGATGAAGCGGCCAAGGTGGAGAACCTGCCAATGCCCGACTGGCTGGAGTATGAAACAATGATCGAGAACTACCTGGATAAAAGAAATGGTGCCTATTGA
- a CDS encoding SusD/RagB family nutrient-binding outer membrane lipoprotein, translating into MKLKQIIFPAAIAFTMVLGGCSDKFEEYERNPNRAESVSPDLVFRGVVSDMNIDRPWSNITRWNQFDCCNYNYYGDQRYDWTGASLNYTTLKNVVKMEEEAIKRGQPEVNPYSALGKFARAFFYYRMSSLVGDLPMNEALKGLEVTTPKYDAQKDIFLQILDWLEKSNTELTQLIASGDRSLDGDIYFANDLRKWQKVVNTFRLRVLISMSRREGEAGLNLKAQFAELFNNKAKYPMMESMQDNLQYAYSQFNKYPSNPDNLGFDATRYNLSATHLDNLVTINDPRAYIVAEPATKQLNTNGKTPADITAYVGAPAGEDLANMSSKMANAEQAEYSVRSRSRYYNNYVGEPGIIIGYPEMCFNIAEAINRGWLTGDAEEWYKNGIKASWRFYGIPVEMAGSITKIYNNQSYVIPVDFEGVYYKQAAVKYSGNNTDGLKQILIQKYLAFFQNSGWEAYFNWRRTGLPDFSVGTGTGNSGAIPMRFQYPSSERTTNSANWTSALQSQYGGEDNINARMWLVK; encoded by the coding sequence ATGAAACTTAAGCAAATCATATTCCCTGCTGCTATCGCCTTCACCATGGTGTTGGGAGGCTGCTCAGATAAATTTGAGGAGTACGAGCGGAACCCTAACCGGGCGGAAAGTGTGAGTCCTGACCTGGTATTCCGTGGGGTTGTATCCGACATGAATATCGACAGGCCCTGGAGCAATATCACCCGTTGGAACCAGTTCGATTGCTGCAACTATAATTACTACGGCGACCAGCGCTATGACTGGACCGGCGCCAGCCTTAACTACACTACCCTGAAGAATGTAGTGAAGATGGAGGAAGAAGCGATCAAACGTGGCCAGCCTGAGGTGAATCCCTATAGCGCCCTTGGAAAATTTGCCCGTGCCTTCTTTTATTATCGCATGAGCAGCCTGGTGGGTGACCTCCCCATGAACGAAGCACTCAAGGGATTGGAGGTTACCACCCCTAAGTATGATGCACAGAAGGATATCTTTCTACAGATCCTGGATTGGCTGGAAAAGTCCAATACCGAACTAACCCAGTTGATCGCATCCGGTGACCGGAGCCTGGATGGTGATATCTATTTTGCCAACGACCTTCGGAAATGGCAGAAAGTTGTCAATACTTTCCGCTTGCGGGTATTGATCTCCATGAGCAGGAGGGAAGGTGAAGCTGGTTTGAACCTCAAGGCCCAGTTTGCTGAGTTATTCAATAACAAGGCTAAATATCCCATGATGGAAAGTATGCAGGATAACCTCCAGTATGCTTACAGCCAGTTCAATAAATACCCGAGTAATCCTGACAATCTCGGTTTCGACGCAACCCGTTACAACCTTTCCGCAACCCACCTGGATAACCTGGTGACCATTAATGATCCCAGGGCTTATATAGTTGCCGAACCAGCCACCAAACAGTTGAATACTAATGGCAAGACTCCTGCGGATATTACTGCCTATGTTGGCGCGCCCGCAGGGGAAGACCTGGCAAATATGTCGAGCAAGATGGCCAATGCTGAGCAGGCGGAGTATTCAGTAAGGAGCAGGAGCCGTTATTACAACAATTATGTTGGTGAGCCCGGTATTATCATCGGCTATCCGGAAATGTGCTTCAATATCGCTGAAGCCATCAACAGGGGCTGGTTGACTGGGGATGCGGAAGAATGGTACAAGAACGGAATCAAGGCCTCCTGGAGATTTTATGGCATCCCTGTTGAAATGGCAGGTAGCATTACCAAGATCTACAATAACCAGAGCTATGTGATCCCGGTTGATTTCGAAGGTGTGTATTACAAGCAGGCTGCTGTAAAGTATTCCGGGAACAATACGGATGGATTGAAGCAAATCCTTATCCAAAAATACCTTGCCTTTTTCCAGAACTCCGGTTGGGAAGCTTATTTCAACTGGCGCAGGACAGGACTCCCCGATTTCTCTGTAGGCACAGGTACAGGCAATAGCGGAGCCATTCCAATGCGCTTCCAATATCCTTCTTCTGAAAGAACTACCAACAGTGCGAATTGGACCAGCGCCCTCCAATCCCAATATGGCGGGGAGGATAATATTAATGCAAGGATGTGGTTGGTGAAATAG
- a CDS encoding DUF5690 family protein, translated as MLTNDAASPKWTMVGLAATASFATYFCMYVYRKSISAATFDGLDNWGISFKSSLIIAQVFGYMLSKFIGIRFMATLNMKRRPYYLLGLIGTALVCLAGLAFTPMVLGPVWLFLNGLSLGLIWGLVFSYIEGRKYTDLLALILSTNFIFSSGMVKSLGRMVITDWGVEEARMPFYLGCLFIPLLLASTWLLAKIPPPNAAERLDRGDRLPMDARQRSNLVKAFFPMVFSLVVLNIIFTILRDLKDNYAVEIIRSIHPDYPPSIFARMETLAAIVVFLGLLTLTNIRNHYTSLKRQAIVILAGISGLWISTGLMITHPGQALGCMVTYTICLYSAYNTLQCLLIDRLLSCFRIRGNTGYLFYIMDAMAYLGSCIIIIMNETGSAKADWYHYFVQLSLWMPLVGMATLTTGAIFIYQLYKKHQPTNPQHVESTL; from the coding sequence ATGCTTACAAATGATGCTGCCTCCCCAAAATGGACAATGGTAGGCCTTGCGGCCACGGCAAGTTTTGCTACCTATTTCTGTATGTACGTTTACCGGAAATCCATCAGCGCCGCCACTTTTGACGGGCTTGACAATTGGGGGATTTCCTTCAAATCATCCCTCATTATCGCCCAGGTCTTTGGCTATATGCTGTCCAAATTCATCGGGATCAGGTTCATGGCCACCCTCAACATGAAGCGTAGGCCCTATTACCTGTTGGGATTGATCGGCACGGCACTAGTTTGCCTGGCCGGCCTGGCCTTCACTCCAATGGTCTTAGGACCAGTATGGTTATTTCTCAATGGCCTTTCCCTTGGCCTGATCTGGGGATTGGTCTTCAGTTATATAGAAGGCCGAAAATATACCGACCTCCTGGCCCTGATCCTCAGCACCAATTTCATTTTCAGTTCAGGCATGGTGAAAAGCCTTGGCAGAATGGTCATCACTGATTGGGGAGTGGAGGAAGCCAGGATGCCCTTTTACCTCGGCTGCCTTTTTATCCCACTTCTACTAGCCTCCACCTGGTTGCTGGCAAAGATCCCACCCCCTAATGCAGCAGAGCGCCTGGACAGGGGCGATCGGCTTCCCATGGATGCCCGGCAGCGTTCAAACCTGGTCAAGGCATTCTTTCCCATGGTGTTCAGCCTGGTAGTGCTCAATATCATTTTCACCATCCTAAGGGACCTTAAAGACAATTATGCAGTAGAGATCATCAGGAGCATCCATCCCGATTATCCGCCTTCCATTTTTGCCAGGATGGAGACCCTGGCAGCCATAGTGGTATTCCTGGGACTACTAACGCTGACCAATATACGCAATCATTACACCAGCCTGAAAAGACAGGCTATTGTGATCCTTGCCGGCATTTCAGGACTTTGGATCAGTACAGGCCTGATGATCACCCATCCGGGACAAGCCCTGGGCTGTATGGTGACCTACACCATCTGCCTATATTCGGCCTACAACACGCTTCAATGCCTGCTCATCGACAGGCTGCTCTCCTGCTTTCGGATCAGGGGAAACACCGGCTACCTGTTCTATATCATGGATGCCATGGCCTACCTTGGCAGTTGTATCATCATCATCATGAATGAAACCGGGTCAGCCAAGGCAGACTGGTACCATTACTTTGTCCAACTCAGCCTTTGGATGCCATTGGTTGGCATGGCCACACTTACCACCGGAGCAATATTCATTTACCAACTATACAAAAAACATCAACCCACAAACCCACAACATGTTGAATCAACATTATGA